In Gallaecimonas xiamenensis 3-C-1, a genomic segment contains:
- the rplL gene encoding 50S ribosomal protein L7/L12, producing MSVTKDQILEAVAAMSVMEVVELVEAMEEKFGVSAAAAVAVAGDAAAAVEEQTEFNVVLTAAGANKVAAIKAVRGATGLGLKEAKDLVESAPAVIKEAISKGEAEALKKELEEAGASVEIK from the coding sequence ATGTCCGTAACTAAAGATCAAATCCTTGAAGCCGTAGCCGCCATGTCCGTAATGGAAGTGGTTGAGCTGGTTGAAGCCATGGAAGAGAAATTCGGCGTTTCCGCCGCTGCCGCTGTTGCCGTTGCTGGCGACGCTGCTGCTGCCGTCGAAGAGCAAACTGAGTTCAACGTTGTTCTGACCGCTGCCGGTGCGAACAAAGTTGCCGCCATCAAAGCTGTACGTGGCGCTACCGGTCTGGGCCTGAAAGAAGCCAAAGACCTGGTTGAGTCTGCTCCTGCTGTCATCAAAGAAGCTATCTCCAAAGGCGAAGCCGAAGCGCTCAAGAAAGAACTCGAAGAAGCCGGTGCTTCTGTTGAGATCAAATAA
- the rplJ gene encoding 50S ribosomal protein L10: MALRLDDKKAIVAEVNEAAKGALSAVVADSRGVTVAAMTQLRATARSQGIFVKVVRNTLARRAVEGTDYAVLSDVFVGPTLIAFSNEHPGAAARLFKDFAKENDKFEVKGAAFNGEFIPAAQIDRLAKLPTYEEALAKLMATMKEAAAGKLVRTLAALREKKEAEAA; encoded by the coding sequence ATGGCATTAAGACTCGACGACAAAAAAGCAATTGTTGCTGAAGTCAACGAAGCTGCCAAAGGTGCGCTTTCTGCAGTTGTAGCCGATTCTCGCGGCGTAACTGTAGCGGCGATGACTCAGCTGCGTGCGACTGCCCGTTCTCAGGGCATTTTCGTGAAGGTTGTTCGTAACACCCTCGCGCGTCGCGCTGTAGAAGGTACCGACTACGCGGTACTGTCTGACGTCTTCGTCGGCCCGACCCTGATCGCTTTCTCTAACGAGCACCCCGGTGCTGCGGCGCGTCTGTTCAAAGACTTCGCCAAAGAGAACGACAAGTTCGAGGTAAAAGGTGCTGCCTTTAACGGGGAATTTATCCCTGCAGCCCAAATTGACCGTCTCGCAAAACTGCCGACCTACGAAGAAGCTCTGGCGAAGCTGATGGCGACTATGAAAGAAGCCGCCGCTGGCAAGCTGGTTCGTACCCTGGCCGCACTGCGCGAGAAGAAAGAAGCCGAAGCTGCCTAA
- the rplA gene encoding 50S ribosomal protein L1, whose translation MAKLTKRMRLIREKVNATKDYSISEAVALLKELATAKFVESVDVAVNLGIDARKSDQNVRGATVLPNGTGRSVRVAVFTQGANAEAAKAAGADIVGMEDLAEQVKAGQMDFDVVIASPDAMRVVGMLGQILGPRGLMPNPKVGTVTPNVAEAVKNAKAGQVRYRNDKNGIIHTTIGKVDFEEGKLKENLESLLVALKKAKPATSKGQFIKKVSLSTTMGAGVSIDQSSLDVQ comes from the coding sequence ATGGCTAAGCTGACCAAGCGTATGCGTCTCATCCGTGAGAAAGTCAACGCCACCAAAGATTACTCCATCAGCGAAGCTGTCGCCCTGCTCAAAGAGCTGGCTACCGCCAAATTCGTTGAAAGCGTCGACGTTGCCGTTAACCTGGGCATCGATGCGCGTAAATCCGACCAGAACGTACGTGGCGCCACCGTGCTGCCCAACGGTACTGGCCGTAGCGTTCGCGTAGCCGTCTTCACCCAGGGTGCCAACGCCGAAGCCGCCAAGGCTGCCGGTGCTGACATCGTTGGTATGGAAGATCTGGCCGAGCAGGTTAAAGCCGGTCAAATGGACTTCGATGTGGTTATCGCTTCCCCCGACGCCATGCGCGTTGTGGGTATGCTGGGCCAGATCCTGGGTCCCCGTGGCCTGATGCCGAACCCCAAAGTTGGTACTGTAACCCCTAACGTTGCCGAAGCTGTTAAGAACGCCAAGGCCGGTCAGGTGCGCTACCGTAACGACAAGAACGGTATCATCCACACCACCATCGGTAAGGTTGATTTCGAAGAAGGCAAGCTCAAGGAAAACCTTGAGTCCCTGCTGGTTGCCCTGAAGAAAGCGAAACCCGCTACTTCCAAAGGTCAATTCATCAAGAAAGTCAGCCTGTCCACCACCATGGGCGCTGGTGTTTCTATCGATCAAAGCAGCCTGGACGTTCAATAA
- the rplK gene encoding 50S ribosomal protein L11, with the protein MAKKVTAYIKLQVAAGMANPSPPIGPALGQHGVNIMEFCKAFNARTESLEKGMPLPVVITVYSDRSFTFITKTPPASFLLKKAAGIKSGSKKPHVDKVGKVTRAQLEEIAKLKEPDLTAADMDAAVRTIAGSARSMGLVVED; encoded by the coding sequence ATGGCTAAGAAAGTAACGGCCTATATCAAGCTGCAGGTTGCAGCTGGTATGGCTAACCCCAGCCCGCCGATCGGTCCTGCTCTGGGTCAGCACGGCGTGAACATCATGGAATTCTGTAAGGCGTTCAACGCCCGTACCGAATCCCTGGAAAAAGGCATGCCGCTGCCTGTGGTCATCACTGTTTACAGCGACCGCTCCTTCACTTTCATCACCAAAACCCCGCCCGCCAGCTTCCTGCTGAAGAAGGCTGCCGGTATCAAGAGCGGTTCCAAAAAGCCGCACGTTGATAAAGTGGGTAAGGTTACCCGTGCTCAGCTGGAAGAAATTGCCAAGCTCAAAGAGCCGGATCTGACCGCTGCTGACATGGACGCCGCCGTGCGTACCATCGCCGGCTCTGCCCGTTCCATGGGCCTGGTAGTGGAGGACTAA
- the nusG gene encoding transcription termination/antitermination protein NusG: MSEQKKRWYVVQAFSGFESRVAQSLREHIKMHGMEEYFGDVLVPTEEVVEMRAGQKRKSERKFFPGYVLVHMVMNDESWHLVRSIPRVMGFIGGTSDRPAPISDKEADAILNRLQEAVDKPRHKTLFEPGEVVRVNDGPFADFNGVVEEVDYEKSRLKVSVMIFGRSTPVELDFSQVEKG, encoded by the coding sequence ATGTCTGAACAGAAAAAACGCTGGTACGTGGTCCAGGCTTTCTCCGGTTTCGAATCCCGTGTTGCCCAGTCCCTGCGCGAGCACATCAAGATGCACGGCATGGAAGAGTATTTCGGCGACGTGCTGGTCCCCACTGAAGAAGTGGTGGAAATGCGCGCCGGCCAAAAGCGTAAGTCCGAGCGTAAGTTCTTCCCCGGTTATGTGCTGGTGCACATGGTGATGAACGACGAATCCTGGCACCTGGTGCGTTCCATTCCCCGGGTGATGGGCTTTATCGGTGGTACTTCTGACCGCCCGGCGCCCATTTCCGACAAGGAAGCGGACGCCATCCTCAACCGCCTGCAGGAAGCCGTGGACAAGCCGCGTCACAAAACCCTGTTCGAGCCGGGCGAAGTGGTGCGCGTCAACGACGGTCCCTTTGCCGACTTCAACGGTGTGGTCGAGGAAGTGGATTACGAGAAGAGCCGCCTGAAGGTCTCCGTCATGATCTTCGGCCGGTCCACTCCGGTGGAGCTGGACTTCAGCCAGGTCGAGAAAGGCTGA